GGTGCGGGCTCGTCTACCTCAGCCTCTACTCCAACCAGCTCGCCGGAGAGCTCCCCCGCAGCCTCACCAACTGCGGCAACCTCACCGTCTTGTATCTATCCTACAACAAAATCGGCGGCGAGGTGCCCGATTTCTTCGCCTCCATGGCTAACTTGCAAACGCTTTACCTTGATGATAATGCCTTCGTCGGGGAGTTGCCGGCAAGCATTGGTGAGCTTGTGAATTTGGAAGAATTGGTGGTGTCGGAAAACGCGTTCACCGGCACAATCCCTGAAGCAATTGGGCGGTGTCGATCGTTGACAATGCTCTACTTGAATGGCAACAGGTTTACCGGCTCAATTCCAAAGTTCATCGGCGATTTGACCCGATTGCAGTTGTTCTCGATTGCGGACAATGGAATTACAGGTGAAATTCCACCGGAGATTGGGAAATGCCGCGGATTGGTGGGAATAGAACTTCAGAACAACAGCCTTTCTGGGATGATACCACCGGATATCACCGAGCTCAACCAACTGCAGAAGTTGAGCCTGTTCGATAACATACTCCGCGGTCCAGTTCCTCTGGCATTGTGGCGATTATCCAACATGGCAGTGCTGCAACTCAACAATAATAGTTTCAGTGGTGAGATACATTCAGATATCACTCAAATGAGGAATCTTAGGAATATCACCTTGTACAACAACAACTTCACTGGTGAGCTACCACAGGAATTGGGGCTGAACACGACACCGGGGCTTCTTCATATTGACCTCACTCGCAACCATTTCCGTGGCGCAATTCCACCTGGTTTGTGCACGGGAGGCCAGCTTGCAGTTCTTGATCTTGGATACAACCAGTTTGACGGAGGATTTCCCAGTGAGATAGCTAAATGTCAGTCTCTGTACAGGGTTAATCTGAACAATAATCAGATCAATGGGAGCTTACCTGCAGATTTTGGCACCAATTGGGGGTTGTCATACATAGATATGAGCAGCAATCTACTTGAAGGGATAATACCAAGTGCGCTCGGTTCATGGAGCAACCTCACAAAGCTTGATCTCTCAAGCAACAGCTTCTCAGGTCCAATACCTCGTGAGCTCGGCAACCTGAGCAATCTTGGAACTCTGCGCATGTCATCAAACAGGCTGACCGGACCGATACCACATGAATTGGGAAATTGCAAGAAACTTGCCCTTCTGGATCTTGGAAATAACTTTCTCAGTGGAAGTATTCCAGCAGAGATCACAACACTTGGTAGCCTGCAAAATCTATTACTTGCTGGAAACAACCTGACTGGAACAATACCAGACTCCTTCACTGCAACTCAGGCCCTCCTCGAGTTGCAGCTTGGTGATAATTCCTTAGAAGGAGCTATACCACACAGCTTAGGTAGTCTTCAGTACATCTCTAAAGCTCTTAACATTAGCAACAACCAGTTGAGCGGACAAATCCCAAGTAGCCTCGGCAACCTTCAGGATCTGGAAGTACTTGACTTGTCAAATAACTCATTGTCTGGTATAATTCCATCACAGCTGATCAACATGATCTCACTTTCTGTTGTTAATCTATCTTTTAATAAGCTATCTGGTGAGCTCCCAGCTGGGTGGGCTAAGCTCGCTGCGCAGTCTCCTGAAAGCTTTTTGGGGAATCCTCAATTATGTGTACACTCCAGCGATGCACCATGCTTGAAGAGTCAATCTGCGAAAAATAGAACCTGGAAAACACGGATTGTTGTCGGATTGGTAATCTCCTCTTTCTCTGTTATGGTTGCTAGTCTGTTTGCTATTCGTTACATTCTGAAGAGGTCTCAGCGCCTATCGACGAATCGTGTCTCGGTCCGTAATATGGACTCAACTGAGGAGTTACCAGAAGAATTGACCTATGAAGATATCCTCCGTGGCACTGACAATTGGAGCGAGAAGTATGTCATTGGAAGAGGTCGGCACGGGACGGTCTACCGGACAGAGTGCAAACTTGGAAAGCAGTGGGCAGTCAAGACAGTTGATCTGTCACAATGCAAACTCCCCATTGAGATGAAGATTTTGAACACAGTGAAGCACCGGAACATCGTCAGGATGGCTGGGTACTGCATCCGTGGAAGCGTCGGCCTAATCCTCTACGAGTACATGCCCGAGGGGACGCTGTTTGAACTGTTGCACAGAAGGAAGCCTCATGCTGCCCTTGACTGGACAGTCCGGCACCAGATCGCCTTCGGTGTAGCACAAGGCCTCTCTTATCTGCATCATGATTGTGTTCCCATGATTGTTCATAGAGATGTCAAGTCAAGCAACATACTGATGGACACTGAGCTAGTACCGAAGCTCACAGACTTCGGCATGGGGAAGATTGTTGAAGATGATGATTTGGATGCCACGGTGTCAGTTGTTGTTGGCACCCTCGGCTACATTGCTCCCGGTAATCTTCCTTCTTTCACTTGCATATTCCTCAGATCACAGTCGTCTTGAACTTGAGTACTCAACAATCGTTATGTCTTCTTCTCAGAGCATGGGTACTACACAAGATTAACCGAAAAGAGCGACGTCTACAGCTACGGAGTAGTGCTACTTGAGCTCCTGTGCAGGAAGATGCCTGTGGATCCTGCATTCGGGGACGGTGTGGACATTGTGACATGGATGAGATCGAACCTGACGCAGGCAGATCGCCGCGTCATCATGGAATGCCTCGATGAGGAGATCATGTACTGGCCTGAAGATGAGCAGGCAAAGGCACTGGACTTGCTGGACCTGGCCATGTACTGCACACAATTGGCTTGCCAGTCAAGACCTTCCATGAGGGAAGTTGTGAACAATCTAATGAGGATGGACAAGTAAAGAAATGTGAAGATTTTAACAACATTCCGAGGCCGAAAAGTTATCTCCTAAATAGCTTACATGTAGAAATGCAACTGTAGAGTTGATACAAATGTTTCTTCAGAATTTTGTCAGACACTTAAAATTTTCAGTTATCTATAGGGAAAAATAATTACAGTGTTATACTAGAATATGATTGTATTAGTATCATAGAAATTCTGGCCTCAAGTTATGCTGTAAATTTATCTGCAAATAACTTTCTAAAGGTAAAATTTCTGTTTCCTAACCTGCATCCTCTGAACATGTATGATTCATGAAGTATCATCTGTTGCCTACTGTTAAGAACCAAAGTTTGAGCTCGAAATTTTCAGTTTATCTCTGTCAATCAAGAAAATTTACAGTGATAATTGTTTTATTAAGTGAAGACAAATTACTATTTCCTAACCTGCGTGATCTGAACATGGACGAACTAAAGTTGAGCTCTTCTTCAGTCTGAGAACCTTTTTCAGTTGTCACTGCTGCAGGTGTGAAAAAACTCAATTCCTTGGTTGAATTCCATCTACAAAACAGATTAAGAAAAAGCCAAAGGAATCTGACTCCTTTCATGAAAGGAGGCAGGAAATCGATTCCATGGCAAACTCCTGTAAAAAAATTGATTCCTTGTCGCGCTCTTCAGAAGAACGGAATCCTCCCTGAGGCCTCCCTTCCCTCACcgccgccatggatgagctcTCTGCTCCTGGTTCCACTTCGACCGGGGCGACCTCGTGCGCCTCCCGCCGGAGCACATCTCCCCTcgtccgccgcgacggcggcttTCCCCGCCTCTTCCGGGGGTTTCTGTTTCAACCAGCCGGACCTATTTTCTGTAACTGTTTCCTTGAAAATCTTTGTTTTATCcaataaatatgaaaatgttgGTTTGTACTATTTGAACTGCTGGATTTTAGATTCAGAATAATTGTAGATTTTCATCGGTTCTAGTAGTCTATAATTCATCTTCCATGAGTGGAAGTGGTTACTGATATATTGCATGGAAAATGCAAAAGATTCAGTTACATCACTAGATAGCATAATATTTAGGTTAACAACCCACTTCTGTCAATCAACAAAATAATAACAATTTCTAATACAACTCACGAGTACAACTAGCTGCTTGAGGTGAAACTGAAGGAGAAAAGAGGAAGGTGATACAGGTTCTAGAAGCTAAGGTAAGGGCTGGAGTAAGGAGGAGAGCTGGTGAAGGAAATCAGCAAGGAGCCAACCAATTCCAGGTTACCACCACCGCCGTTCGCCAATGTTCTGTTCCATGGCCTCctgaaggaataagttcactttagatccctctattgttgttgttttgTTGTCTCTCTATTTGGGGCCCTAGCTTGGGCCAATGCTTGCGTGAGAACCTTCCTATTGCGAGGCCCACTTGAATTCCTAACAATTCCCTCTTTGAATTTCGGCGCGTCCATATGAATTATGGAAGGAACTCACCGCCGGGATCCCATTACACCTGTAGCTCTTGAATTTTCTTAGAGTTGCTCACATATGGCTTAATAACTTCGCTCTATACTTTGTCTGTCTTGCATTGAATGTATCACATTGGAAATGTTGCTCTATCTTCATAGCATCTCCTGTTGGAATTACATAGCCATCAACCGTCCATGTAACAGCTGCTAGTAGTAACATCTGATATATATTGGATACCCATCTGATATATTTAGCATACTCAGCTGTAGCACATAACATCTCtgaattcttctttttttttttttaaattacacagtacaacgcagacactcacaacgcacgcgcactcacccctatgaacacacgtaCGCAAactctacccctatgagcatcttcaaagACTGGGCCAGCAAATTCTGGAGAGATTAACGAaatcaccacaggcgcctcactgtcgacgggtatgtcgcctaccactgaaagcacaacaccgttaaatcctagaaaattcgctcccatgggaagtcgaacccaggacctcataTCTGAATTCTTCTTGGAATAAAACCCATCAATGAACAATTTTTCTTTAGCACTAACATCACCGGACTGAATTCATAAACCTTAACCGTGAGCTCGTATtcacttttttaaatattttgtcCATTGCCACACGAATTTAATTGATGTTCAGTTGACTGTAGGAAGTGGTTCTTACTTCCATTAACTAGAACAAATGAAGGTGACTACAATTCATCAAGGATTCCATTTCTTTGCCACATGAAAATTTGATCTGCTCAAAGTCAGTACTTGGATTTCAGGATGTTACTGGAATGAGCACAACAGAAAGCATGCAAGTGAACCTGAAAATATACATCAGGTTGTCCCACGATTATAACATTGATTTATATTCCACCATTTATACCCCCAAATAAAAGGAATGCGATCTCAACCTGCAATAATCTAACCTAAGCATGTGCAGGATAACCTTACCATCACCAAGCTCCTAAAATATTTGCATTTCAACGTATTGTGTCTCAAATTTATCTCAGCAAATCAACAACTCAGCATCAAGTATATGTCTCAAATTTCTTGCTTAATTAATAGTACCATCATGCAGTTTGCTAAATGATAAATTGTTCGCCCTAGATAGCAGTTGGTCTTCTGAACCATATCAACAACCCAAAGAAAGATGATTCAGGACCACAGACAACTAATTTATCTTCCTTACTAACAACTGCTAAGAAACCGATATGCAAAGCAGTACCTTCAgccacttcaaaaaaaaaaaagaaaaagaaagcaatACCTTCAGGCaagtctcgtgggcaaaacggaaggttttcaggacaaacctacaaagagatgtcgcactctcgcagcggcggtggacgatttacggcgcaaatcgacaaagatggacaaactaagagaaaactaaaagcaatatgaaaaacgattcgattgattgattttaGATTGATTAGTTACaattgaaccggccatgtctcttatataggggttggtcttgccctttACAAGCCCTCCTCCATGTCTAAGAAAACTTCGAGTAAACCCAAAACATACCTTTCCGAGTAAGAAAACTTCGAGACCCAGCAAAACAGACCCAGACTCGGacttgccggttagaccggccacacaccgccggtctggcCGGCCCTccaccggcggtctgaccggccaacacatggcagtcagaccggcccactcggaggaagtcggcactttggcaatttttcctattttaatcctaagtgccaaatttaggtgtaaaTAAATTCTACTGCATTATTCCATTTGTACAATTTAATGCACAGGAACAAATTTCAATATGGCGCGCCAACATTTCAGGTACTAAAATATCACATTAACAATAGTTGGCGTCTTTTGACAatactaattaaatttgtttAATGATTTATTGTTTTGCAGAATTCAACGATTTTAACAACAAATCACACGGATGATAATAACATAGATTTGGATAATCCTGCTACATTTGAGGtataaaagtaatttcacaaTAGCATATATATGCTGTTGAAGAACATGTAATTTTAATGTACTTTTGGTATGTTTTAATATGCTGTTTTTTATTTTGAGGtataaaagtaatttcacaatagcatatatatactgttgaagaaaatgtaattttaatgtACTTTTGGTATGTTTTAATATgctgttttttattttgaattcaaTGATGAAGACAATGCAGTGGAAAACTGGTGTCTTGATATGTTTAATTTGCCAGATATTCAATGCGACATTCAGTTAGAATATATTAGTACATCTCACTGCAAGTTGGGAAAAAAATGATAGAATAAAATAAGGCTAATCTTGTATATCTACAAAGTTTTACCCAACCGGATCAAAGATTTATCTGAATGCAACCACCAAAAAATCAAGAGTGACACGTGTCAAATAAGAGCAACGTCAGCAGCAGCTTGGTGGGAAACATGGAGAGAAAGGAGGGAAGGCAAAGGCACAATGCTTCTGGACCACTAGAGCTAGCTAATGCAACTTAATTATGTGTTCAACGCTCAAATCTGCAGTTAACCACTCTCGGTTCAAGCCAATTGAGGTAGAGAGTTAGCTAAAAATTTTCAATCACCTACATGCTAAAGAACATGTACAAAAATAGCTCATAAATGACAACTTGCAATAGATAGTTACTTGCTAGAGATGTAAAACAATTTCTCTGTTATTGGCTGCTGAATACTGAATTACTATACAGCAGAGCTACACACTAAACAATTCAATCATAACTAGACTATGATATTGCCCATTCGCGCGACTCTAGTCCTTCTATTATGTGGTATGTGGGAGTGGTAATCTTTTTTTATAGGTTTCTCGTTGGTCGttgctaaaaaaaacataggtcAGACTAACTAATATTATGATAATACACTAAATAGCTTAATATTTGTTACAAATTTTATAAGTTATTGTCTTATAGGTCTTCGTGGTTGCATGACCCCTTGCTTTTTATTGGCACGTGTTTTTTATAGCCTATGCACAAATATTTTGTAGGTTTTTAAGGAATAAGTTTGATTTCATTTAAATTCATGTGAAAATCAttaaacttatattttttttacccaatCATTAAACTTGTATTATGGCGACCATAACTTTGCATGTCCttatagtatttttttcctaaaatatattaaaattatttgttagaaacaaaattaatcaaatgAATCTTTAGCTACGATGAGGGTTTCTTAGTAAATAGTTTTTACAATAGATGCAAATCGTAAATTATATGTATAACATTATACCTTCATATGTATATTCTTTAGCTTTTCcacttcctttcttcttctagTAGTTTCATCTACGGAAATCTCTTAAATTATTGTTTGCACCATCCATCTAATCCAACGGCTAAGATTCATTTATCCTCTTTTGTCTTGTAGTGAATCCAATGGCTAATATTTATCGAATGATATGGCTCATCCTCGTTTCATTTTGAGTTTCACCTTTCAATAGTTAAGACTAGAAAATAACCGCGGCTTTGCCACGCATTAGTATGTATAGGTCAGCTGAATTGGATGGACCTAGTGCACTGTTAATTATGAAGCCAGGTAAATAAGAATTGATCATAACTAAATCTGTAtatccaaaacaaaaaattggctACATAATCACAAATTTTTACATTCAACTTACCCGATAAATCTAGTTTTACATACCATCAAACTCAGTTGCTTTTGTTATTGACAATGAGAGATCAACTTTATTTCTCCTTACGAAAACAATAAGAGGTTCATATCAAATATGTTTTCCTTAGAAAGATATTATAATATCAATACTTAGAGATTAGCATCAATGGTGAAATAAGGAGAATTAACTATTTGTTATTCAGTGAAGATAATAATATAACTTATCACCAAATCCATCATCTTGTGATATCTCATTTACCACAACCTTGTTTAGCATGAGCAATTGAGCATTGCTCTCTCACTGAATCGTACAGTGGTTAAAGTCCCAGTTCTGCACCTGCATTTCTTAGTCCCAGCACTCTATGTCAACTTAAGAAAATGTAAATAAGGTCATGaacagaaaaaaacaaaacctgtGTTATTATGAAGAAACAGA
The sequence above is drawn from the Oryza glaberrima chromosome 10, OglaRS2, whole genome shotgun sequence genome and encodes:
- the LOC127752669 gene encoding leucine-rich repeat receptor-like protein kinase PEPR2, whose product is VAALNLSGAGLAGELAASAPRLCALPALAALDLSRNGFTGSVPAALAACSRVATLVLSFNSLSGAVPPELLSSRRLRKVDLNSNALTGEIPTTGLAAGSSVLEYLDLSVNSLSGAIPPELAAALPELTYLDLSSNNLSGPMPEFPPRCGLVYLSLYSNQLAGELPRSLTNCGNLTVLYLSYNKIGGEVPDFFASMANLQTLYLDDNAFVGELPASIGELVNLEELVVSENAFTGTIPEAIGRCRSLTMLYLNGNRFTGSIPKFIGDLTRLQLFSIADNGITGEIPPEIGKCRGLVGIELQNNSLSGMIPPDITELNQLQKLSLFDNILRGPVPLALWRLSNMAVLQLNNNSFSGEIHSDITQMRNLRNITLYNNNFTGELPQELGLNTTPGLLHIDLTRNHFRGAIPPGLCTGGQLAVLDLGYNQFDGGFPSEIAKCQSLYRVNLNNNQINGSLPADFGTNWGLSYIDMSSNLLEGIIPSALGSWSNLTKLDLSSNSFSGPIPRELGNLSNLGTLRMSSNRLTGPIPHELGNCKKLALLDLGNNFLSGSIPAEITTLGSLQNLLLAGNNLTGTIPDSFTATQALLELQLGDNSLEGAIPHSLGSLQYISKALNISNNQLSGQIPSSLGNLQDLEVLDLSNNSLSGIIPSQLINMISLSVVNLSFNKLSGELPAGWAKLAAQSPESFLGNPQLCVHSSDAPCLKSQSAKNRTWKTRIVVGLVISSFSVMVASLFAIRYILKRSQRLSTNRVSVRNMDSTEELPEELTYEDILRGTDNWSEKYVIGRGRHGTVYRTECKLGKQWAVKTVDLSQCKLPIEMKILNTVKHRNIVRMAGYCIRGSVGLILYEYMPEGTLFELLHRRKPHAALDWTVRHQIAFGVAQGLSYLHHDCVPMIVHRDVKSSNILMDTELVPKLTDFGMGKIVEDDDLDATVSVVVGTLGYIAPEHGYYTRLTEKSDVYSYGVVLLELLCRKMPVDPAFGDGVDIVTWMRSNLTQADRRVIMECLDEEIMYWPEDEQAKALDLLDLAMYCTQLACQSRPSMREVVNNLMRMDK